A stretch of the Lactuca sativa cultivar Salinas chromosome 9, Lsat_Salinas_v11, whole genome shotgun sequence genome encodes the following:
- the LOC111883963 gene encoding probable protein phosphatase 2C 59 — protein MGYLNSSVSSAIAGQPNGESPVSGGGLSQDSKFSYGFASSPGKRSSMEDFYEARIDGVDGETVGLFGVFDGHGGARAAEYVKQHLFTNLIKHPKFISDTKAAIAEAYSHTDTEFLKSENNQNRDAGSTASTAILVGDRLLVANVGDSRAVISRGGKAFAVSRDHKPDQTDERQRIEDAGGFVMWAGTWRVGGVLAVSRAFGDKLLKQYVVADPEIQEEKVDNSLEFLILASDGLWDVVTNDEAVAMVKPIESPEEAANRLMMEASQRGSADNITIVVVRFLDNNNNNHGGCSTSERT, from the coding sequence ATGGGATACCTCAATTCATCCGTATCATCCGCCATCGCGGGTCAACCCAACGGTGAGTCACCGGTGAGTGGTGGCGGTCTAAGCCAAGACTCAAAATTCAGCTACGGATTCGCCAGCTCACCCGGAAAGCGCTCATCAATGGAAGATTTCTACGAGGCAAGAATCGACGGTGTTGACGGTGAAACCGTCGGTCTCTTCGGCGTCTTCGACGGCCATGGCGGCGCACGGGCGGCAGAATACGTGAAACAACACCTCTTCACCAACCTAATCAAACACCCGAAATTCATCTCCGACACCAAAGCCGCCATAGCAGAAGCCTACTCCCACACGGATACCGAGTTTCTCAAATCCGAAAACAACCAGAACCGTGACGCAGGATCCACCGCGTCCACGGCCATCCTCGTTGGCGACCGGTTACTGGTCGCCAACGTGGGCGATTCCCGCGCGGTTATTTCCCGCGGCGGGAAGGCGTTCGCGGTTTCTCGGGACCACAAGCCCGACCAAACCGATGAACGCCAGCGCATCGAGGATGCGGGCGGGTTCGTGATGTGGGCGGGGACATGGCGGGTGGGTGGGGTGCTCGCAGTGTCGCGGGCGTTTGGTGATAAACTCTTAAAACAATACGTGGTGGCGGATCCGGAGATTCAAGAGGAGAAAGTTGACAATTCGCTTGAGTTTTTGATTTTGGCGAGTGATGGACTTTGGGATGTTGTGACAAATGATGAAGCTGTGGCTATGGTGAAACCGATTGAGAGCCCTGAAGAGGCAGCGAATAGGTTGATGATGGAGGCTTCACAGAGGGGTAGTGCTGATAATATTACGATAGTTGTGGTTCGTTTTttggataataataataataatcatggtGGGTGTTCGACTTCTGAGAGAACATAG
- the LOC111883978 gene encoding pentatricopeptide repeat-containing protein At3g62890, with product MSTGILKSPISLFKQFPTPITSTFHYLSLPTNPSLHQIKQLHARLIAAGYDGDSHFTGQLLAALAQSQSTPFQYSLSILNSTQNPSLFAVNNLIRCFAKSESPHQALSLYSFMRKNAHFQPNNYTFPFLFQACSKFMGIIEGTQIQAHVIKLGFFVNVYIRNALIHLYFTSHETKHAKDLFDESPACRDLVTWNVMMAGYAKAGQIDNVEKMFDEMPERDVISWSSLITGYVQNGYLEQALDSFKRMMDLQLSPNESILVMVLSACAQLGLIEKGRMIHSTIDSLNFPMTMHIQTGLIDMYAKCGYIDKARNLFNKMPIKDVSSWNVMICGLAIHGLAMEAIDLFEKFLTKGLTPVNVTFIGVLSACSKAGLVDKGCHYFKLMMEKYNIDPEMEHYGCMVDLLSRKGLVLEAIELVEKMSIPPDPVLWVTVLGACRTHGLIKLGEETGKKLIQLDPNHYGNYVQLSGIYAKSYKWEEVVRTRGMINGRNSKKIPGWSLIEAQGKIHQFVAGDREHDMSMEIYKMLDRINTRVLEAGYLPNVVQVLHDLEEEEKINVIKEHSERLAIAFGLLVIGSGKCIRIVKNLRVCGDCHEITKVISKVFEREIVVRDGSRFHHFKGGECSCQDYW from the coding sequence ATGTCCACTGGCATACTAAAATCGCCGATTTCCCTCTTCAAACAATTTCCAACGCCTATAACTTCCACTTTCCACTATTTATCACTCCCAACTAACCCTTCCCTCCACCAAATCAAACAACTCCATGCCCGCCTTATCGCCGCCGGGTATGACGGTGACAGCCATTTCACAGGCCAACTCCTTGCCGCTTTAGCTCAGTCGCAATCAACCCCATTTCAGTATTCTCTTTCGATTCTCAATTCAACTCAAAACCCGTCTCTTTTTGCTGTCAATAACCTAATCCGATGCTTCGCCAAGAGCGAATCTCCTCACCAAGCTCTCTCCCTCTACTCCTTCATGCGTAAAAATGCGCATTTTCAGCCTAACAACTATACATTTCCCTTTTTATTTCAAGCTTGTAGTAAGTTTATGGGAATTATCGAAGGGACTCAGATCCAAGCTCATGTCATAAAGCTTGGGTTTTTTGTTAACGTGTATATTAGAAACGCACTGATTCATTTGTATTTCACTTCTCATGAGACTAAACACGCGAAAGATTTGTTTGATGAGAGCCCAGCCTGTCGAGATCTTGTTACATGGAACGTAATGATGGCAGGGTATGCAAAGGCTGGACAGATAGACAATGTAGAGAagatgttcgatgaaatgcctgagAGAGACGTTATATCATGGAGCTCATTGATAACAGGTTACGTGCAGAATGGATACTTAGAACAAGCATTAGACTCTTTCAAAAGAATGATGGATCTTCAATTGTCACCTAATGAATCCATTCTAGTGATGGTTCTTTCAGCATGCGCTCAATTGGGATTGATTGAAAAAGGTAGAATGATTCATTCAACTATAGATTCATTAAATTTCCCAATGACAATGCACATTCAGACTGGCCTCATTGACATGTATGCTAAATGTGGGTACATCGATAAAGCTAGAAACTTGTTCAACAAAATGCCAATAAAAGATGTTTCATCATGGAATGTCATGATATGTGGATTAGCCATACATGGACTAGCCATGGAAGCCATTGatctttttgaaaagtttttaacCAAAGGACTTACACCTGTTAATGTGACCTTCATAGGAGTATTAAGTGCATGTAGTAAAGCAGGATTAGTCGACAAAGGTTGTCATTATTTCAAACTAATGATGGAAAAGTACAACATTGACCCTGAAATGGAGCATTACGGGTGCATGGTTGATCTTTTAAGTCGTAAAGGTTTAGTACTTGAAGCCATTGAATTAGTTGAAAAGATGTCAATCCCACCAGACCCTGTTttgtgggtaacagttcttggaGCTTGTAGAACACATGGATTAATAAAACTTGGTGAAGAAACTGGTAAAAAGTTAATCCAATTAGACCCAAATCACTATGGAAACTACGTACAATTATCTGGAATTTATGCAAAGTCGTATAAATGGGAAGAAGTTGTAAGAACACGAGGTATGATAAATGGTCGAAATAGTAAAAAGATTCCTGGATGGAGTTTGATAGAAGCACAAGGGAAAATCCATCAATTTGTTGCGGGAGATAGAGAACATGATATGAGTATGGAGATTTACAAAATGCTTGATAGGAtaaacactagggttttagaggCTGGTTATTTGCCTAATGTTGTACAAGTTTTGCATGATTTGGAAGAGGAAGAAAAGATCAATGTGATAAAAGAGCATAGTGAGAGGTTAGCAATTGCATTTGGTTTGTTGGTAATTGGGAGTGGAAAATGCATTCGGATAGTGAAGAATTTAAGGGTTTGTGGAGATTGTCATGAGATAACCAAAGTTATATCCAAAGTGTTTGAGAGGGAGATTGTGGTGAGGGATGGAAGTAGGTTTCATCATTTTAAGGGAGGTGAATGTTCTTGCCAAGATTATTGGTAG